GAGTTCATTGGCGTTATGCGTACTTGCTGGGCGTTCTGCCCGCGCTGTTGATCGTGTGGGTTCGGGCCAGTGTCAAAGAGCCCGAGCGTTGGCAGGCCCAGAAAAATTCCGAACACGCGAATCAACTTGGCAGCTTCAAAACGCTGCTGCTGGATCCGCGATGGGGTTGGGTCGCGGTCCGTGGAATGTTATTGGCTGCGGTGGGACTGGGAACGTTCTGGGCGGTGACCGTTGCTGGCCAGGACCTGATGCGTGAATTGTTGTTATCCAACGGTGTGGACGAAGACACTGCTGGCAGCCGAGCGAAGTTTGCCTATGGGATCGTTCAAGCGGCCGGTGGCGGCCTGGGATTGTTGTCCTTCGGTCCACTGTGTGCCAAGTTCGGACGCAAACCGACCTTCATTGCGTTTCAAGCCCTGGCGCTATTGATCGTACCGATCACCTGTTTTGTCCCGCAGACCTATTGGCAGCTGATCGTATTGATGCCCATCTTCGGATTTTTGACGCTGGGGATGCACAGCGGTTTTGCGATCTATTTCCCGGAATTGTTTCCGACCCGGATTCGCGCCACCGGTGCAAGCTTTTGTTTCAATGGCGGCCGCCTGATGGCTGTTCCGGTTTTGCTGTTAAGCGGTTGGTTGAAAGACCTGGACACGATCGCACTGCCGACCGCGGTGACGGTTTTGTCATCATTGTTCATCGTCGGAATTCTGATCATGTTAACGTTGCCTGAGACCCGACAACGTGATTTGATCGAAGACTAAACCGACCATGGATGACACCACCACGATGATTCTGATTGCGACCGTGGCCGCGATCGCAGGATTCGCCCACAGCGCGATCGGTTTCGGATTTGGAATCGTGTCGCTGTCACTGTTGCCATTGATCGTGGATGTGCGTCAATCGCACATCGTCGTTTCGACCGCCAGTGTTCCGGTCATTCTGATGGCCGCGTGGTCGTTCCGTCATGGGTTGAATTGGCGTGACGTTCGTCCGGCCGTTATCGGCGCGATCGTCTTTCTTCCCATCGGGCTGATGCTGTTTGAATTGATGCCGATGGGGTGGCTGGTTCGCGTAACGGGACTGGCCATCCTGCTGATGGTCCTGATGAATTACCGAAACCGGCACCGGAAAACCGGTTGCGATACGGACGGACCGGGAATCGTCCCGGCGGATGCAGCCACCACCTGGCCCTGTTTCATCGCGGGCGGACTGGGCGGCTTTCTGGCCGGTGCGGTCAGCATTGCAGGGCCGCCGATGGCCGCATTCGGATTGAAGCGAGGCTGGCCCGCGGAACGATTCAAAGCGTTCATGAACTTTTATCTGCTGGTCGTCGCGATGTACAAAGTCGGCGGGATGGTGGTGCGAAACCTGATTGATCGCGAAGCTCTGATCCAGGCCTGTTGGCTGGCCCCCGCTGCGGTCGTTGGCATTGTGGTCGGCGCCAAAGCCAGCCGTCACTTTTCCAACCGCTGGACCGAGGCTTTGGTCACGACCAGCCTGCTGGCGATCGCGGTGTATTTCATCGTCGGCTGATCGAGCAACCGACCATTGATCGATCCGCCGCCGAAATTACCGGCAAACGAATCAATCCTTCAATCCTTGCTCCCGCTGCCGGCCGCAATCGAAAGCACCACTTTCATGTGTTTTCCATCGGCGGCGACATCAAAAGCGTCTTGGCACTGATCCAGGCGATACCGTGCGGTGATCATCGAATCGACTTCGATTGCATCGCGACGCATCGCTTCGATGGCCGGTTCAAACGGCCCACAACGACTGCCCACGACCGTGATTTCATCGATCACTAGCGGAGCCAGTGACGCGGCATGAGGTGCCGCCACGGTTGTCTTTAGCACCAACGTTCCGCGAGGCCGCAGCCATTTCATCGCGGTGTCGATGCCGGTTGGGCTGCCACAGCATTCAACGGCCAAGTCGACATCCCGCGTCTTGGGAACATCGTCCCGATCGCAGGTTTCGATTCCCAACGATTCGAAACGCTGTCGCTTCGGCGCATGCTTGCCCACCACTGTCACATGACAGCCGTGATGGCGCAGAACTTGGGCACACAGATAGGCCAACCGGCCATCGCCGATCACGACACACCGCGGTGCACTAGACAACTTGACCTGAGCCGGAATTTGAAAAGCGGCCGCCAGCGGTTCGACCAAGGTGGCACGGTCGTCGCTGACATCATCAGGAACCAAATGCAGATTTCGCTCCGGCACACAGACCTGTTCCGCGAACGCGCCGTCATGGTTCAAGATGCCCAAGACCGATCGGTGGGGACAATGTGTCGGCCGGCCCGCCCGACACGTCGGGCATTGGTGGCAACTGCAATTGATTTCACCAACCACCCGACGACCGGCAAAGGAACCGTCGCGGGCCATCCCGACAAACTCATGGCCCGGCACGCCACGAAACCCCATGTACCCGGCTCGAAGCTGAAGATCGGTTTCGCAGATCCCCGCCTGGATGACGTCAACGACCACTTCCCCCTGCCCCGGATCCACCTGGTGGTCATCGATGGCGGTGATCCGTCCGTCGTCTAGGTACAAAGCCTGCATGACAGGATCGTCGATGGATGGGAAACGGGTGGGACGTCGAAGCCGATCGCAATGAAGGGCCGGCGGATTGTAGCACGTGACGATTTGTATCATCCGAACCCGCCGGGGCCCCAACTTGTGAACGCCCTGCCGGGGGCATAAAACATGCCCTACGAGCCGCGATACCGTTGCACAAGGCGGCGGTGAACGCCAGCGGTCGATGGCCGCATGCTACAGAATCGGTCCTTGACCCGCGGTATGGTTCCCCAACCGAACTTTTCCCTTTCTTCAAGAGAGAGCAACCTAATGTCTCAACGGCCATTGAATGTTGGAATGATCGGCGGCGGCGGCGGCGCTTTTATCGTCCAGCCTCACCAGCGTTCGATTCACTTTGACGGAACCCGCCGGGTGACCTGTGCTGCGCTGCACCCGGATCCCAAGGTAGCCAAACAGGAAGCGGAAGCTTGGGAATACCCGCTGGTCGGATACGAAAGTTACGACCAGATGATCGAAGAAGAGTCCAAGAAGCCGGTCGGCGAACGGATCGACTATGCCCTGATCGTCACGCCGAACCACGTCCACTTTGATCCCGCCATTAAGTGCGTCAAAGCCGGCATTCCGGTCTTTTGCGAAAAGCCGCTGACGTTGAATTTGGACGAAGCCAAACAACTGGTCGCGGCCGTCGAAGAACACAAGGTCCCGTTCTGTGTTTCGCACACGTACCTGGGCCACTGGACCAGCCGTTTCGCACGCTTCATCGTCACCAGCGGGTTGATCGGCGACGTCCGCTTTGTGGATTCGCGTTACCTGCAGGGATGGTTGGCAGAACGAACCGAAGACACCGGCTCGGTGCAAGCCGAATGGCGTGTGGATCCCAAAAAGTCCGGTGCCAGCCTGTGCGGCGGCGACATCGGAACGCACGCACTGATGCAATTGCGTTATGTCACCGGTTTGGATGTCACCCGCGTCCAAGCCAACCTGGAAACCTTCGTTCAGGGTCGCGTTTTGGACGATCACTTCACGACCTATTGCGAACTGTCCAACGGCGGCAAGGCACTTGTTCGTGCGACCCAGATTGCGATCGGTCACAAGAACGACCTGGGCATCGAAGTCAACGGATCCAAGGGAACGCTTTCATGGCGACAAGAATTCCCCGAAGAACTGACGATCTGTCTGCCCGGTCAACCGGACCGCACCTACTTCCGCGCCAGCGTGACCGCCAACGACGGCTTCTTGGGCG
The Crateriforma spongiae DNA segment above includes these coding regions:
- a CDS encoding MFS transporter, with the translated sequence MSGGAPDTPETDAGPWYRGVTRYQWLVLAIACAGWVFDVYEGQIFNLTRNDLLGDLLENPEAGRQFWGDAFLAIFLAGGTIGGLLFGSLADRYGRSPIMIVTILMYSLFSGLTYFANDIYTVGVLRFLVALGIGGEWAVAASLVSEVFPKRARAQASGIFHASSILGTWLAALAAMLVGVHWRYAYLLGVLPALLIVWVRASVKEPERWQAQKNSEHANQLGSFKTLLLDPRWGWVAVRGMLLAAVGLGTFWAVTVAGQDLMRELLLSNGVDEDTAGSRAKFAYGIVQAAGGGLGLLSFGPLCAKFGRKPTFIAFQALALLIVPITCFVPQTYWQLIVLMPIFGFLTLGMHSGFAIYFPELFPTRIRATGASFCFNGGRLMAVPVLLLSGWLKDLDTIALPTAVTVLSSLFIVGILIMLTLPETRQRDLIED
- a CDS encoding sulfite exporter TauE/SafE family protein; the protein is MDDTTTMILIATVAAIAGFAHSAIGFGFGIVSLSLLPLIVDVRQSHIVVSTASVPVILMAAWSFRHGLNWRDVRPAVIGAIVFLPIGLMLFELMPMGWLVRVTGLAILLMVLMNYRNRHRKTGCDTDGPGIVPADAATTWPCFIAGGLGGFLAGAVSIAGPPMAAFGLKRGWPAERFKAFMNFYLLVVAMYKVGGMVVRNLIDREALIQACWLAPAAVVGIVVGAKASRHFSNRWTEALVTTSLLAIAVYFIVG
- a CDS encoding MDR/zinc-dependent alcohol dehydrogenase-like family protein, which gives rise to MQALYLDDGRITAIDDHQVDPGQGEVVVDVIQAGICETDLQLRAGYMGFRGVPGHEFVGMARDGSFAGRRVVGEINCSCHQCPTCRAGRPTHCPHRSVLGILNHDGAFAEQVCVPERNLHLVPDDVSDDRATLVEPLAAAFQIPAQVKLSSAPRCVVIGDGRLAYLCAQVLRHHGCHVTVVGKHAPKRQRFESLGIETCDRDDVPKTRDVDLAVECCGSPTGIDTAMKWLRPRGTLVLKTTVAAPHAASLAPLVIDEITVVGSRCGPFEPAIEAMRRDAIEVDSMITARYRLDQCQDAFDVAADGKHMKVVLSIAAGSGSKD
- a CDS encoding Gfo/Idh/MocA family protein: MSQRPLNVGMIGGGGGAFIVQPHQRSIHFDGTRRVTCAALHPDPKVAKQEAEAWEYPLVGYESYDQMIEEESKKPVGERIDYALIVTPNHVHFDPAIKCVKAGIPVFCEKPLTLNLDEAKQLVAAVEEHKVPFCVSHTYLGHWTSRFARFIVTSGLIGDVRFVDSRYLQGWLAERTEDTGSVQAEWRVDPKKSGASLCGGDIGTHALMQLRYVTGLDVTRVQANLETFVQGRVLDDHFTTYCELSNGGKALVRATQIAIGHKNDLGIEVNGSKGTLSWRQEFPEELTICLPGQPDRTYFRASVTANDGFLGDLPEDLMAEPNIPAGHPEAFHDAFARLHRCFEQDVRAYNDGKPFDCDGSKYANVYDGLIGMQFIDAAVRSNKENGAWVDM